In one Butyrivibrio proteoclasticus B316 genomic region, the following are encoded:
- a CDS encoding EAL domain-containing protein, with the protein MQYNYYFDICAICIIATIAITTMSRKAVPAYRQKAYGLLVFAIFTATAAERIETYLQMNPMDTSWYLFAEKSFGSIYYLAHLFSATSYMLYVMSVLDIYVNFRELKNFMFVAFGYLVGVTAVVINWFVPILFYYSSDGLYHRAPGIWLYYALAMYYLAAGVSLMLRYNSLMRLKTRMFIASYVVFIIIGIVLQFFYPTLLIENFCNTVSVTLVFITLQNPSEMVDESLNMLNRKAFLEGLDLKVKRKEPHSTIFVTIDNIGELGAEIGYKQAQNVIKLIAQYLRNAGRKEYGLQSYAYRYAEYMFAVSIHSKNDELIKEFLEGIAKRLNDPWNSAGMAIRIEGHCFLIKYPDNYETTAGLISRIDVVTEDIANSKDTIVVLDDAEFWKAKKARDFDAMARASLDKKNATIKYQPVLSKIYRINYSADVLFFPKDDNGNEIDLRYSIPDAKSSQALIDVDEYVYRSACRALSFWNGGDKKGKYRAIVGMSQGEISKNDFIRKIKKILREEQAEASWISLKLTETTLTTMNKVAEHNLRLMGEMNSYIIVDKFGSGYGDLDRILSLPVFQVNFDISVLRMARFSDKMKLVAEGMINLFHDVSIMVGAADIENEDDKQIAEEIGCDFLMGDYMGQPMQDSSYVKFIDAYFEEG; encoded by the coding sequence ATGCAGTATAATTACTACTTTGATATCTGCGCTATATGTATAATTGCGACTATTGCTATAACTACTATGTCTAGAAAGGCTGTGCCTGCTTATAGACAGAAAGCTTATGGCCTTCTTGTATTTGCGATTTTTACCGCAACTGCGGCAGAGAGAATAGAAACTTATCTTCAGATGAATCCCATGGATACATCCTGGTATTTGTTTGCGGAAAAGAGCTTTGGATCAATTTATTATCTTGCGCACCTTTTTTCTGCGACATCTTATATGCTCTATGTAATGTCTGTTCTGGACATCTATGTGAATTTCAGGGAACTTAAAAATTTCATGTTTGTTGCTTTTGGGTATTTGGTCGGAGTGACAGCAGTAGTTATAAACTGGTTTGTTCCGATACTGTTTTATTACAGTAGTGACGGATTGTACCATAGGGCTCCGGGAATATGGCTATACTATGCTCTTGCGATGTATTATCTGGCAGCTGGAGTGAGCCTTATGCTCAGATACAATAGTCTTATGAGACTTAAGACAAGGATGTTTATTGCATCCTATGTTGTCTTTATTATCATTGGTATCGTTCTACAGTTCTTTTATCCGACACTTCTCATAGAAAACTTCTGCAATACTGTAAGCGTAACGCTTGTGTTTATCACACTTCAGAACCCGAGCGAGATGGTGGATGAAAGCCTTAATATGCTCAACAGAAAGGCTTTTTTGGAAGGTCTGGATCTTAAAGTTAAGAGAAAAGAGCCCCATAGTACTATTTTTGTAACTATAGATAATATCGGTGAACTGGGCGCGGAAATTGGTTATAAACAGGCTCAGAATGTGATCAAGCTTATTGCTCAATATCTCAGGAATGCCGGGCGCAAGGAATATGGACTTCAAAGCTATGCGTACAGATATGCAGAGTATATGTTTGCCGTTTCAATCCATAGCAAAAACGATGAGCTGATAAAAGAGTTCCTTGAAGGAATAGCCAAGAGGTTGAATGATCCCTGGAATAGTGCAGGAATGGCGATCAGGATTGAGGGACACTGCTTTCTTATTAAGTATCCTGACAACTATGAAACTACAGCCGGACTTATTAGCAGGATTGATGTAGTTACTGAGGATATTGCAAATAGCAAGGATACGATAGTAGTTCTGGATGATGCAGAGTTTTGGAAGGCCAAAAAGGCAAGAGATTTTGATGCAATGGCAAGAGCCAGCCTTGATAAGAAAAATGCTACTATTAAGTATCAGCCTGTCTTGTCCAAAATTTACAGGATCAATTACAGCGCAGATGTGTTATTTTTCCCAAAGGATGATAATGGAAATGAAATTGATCTAAGATATTCTATCCCTGATGCCAAGAGTAGTCAGGCTCTTATAGATGTGGATGAGTATGTGTACAGAAGTGCGTGCCGTGCTCTGTCATTTTGGAATGGTGGAGATAAAAAAGGCAAATATAGAGCAATTGTAGGCATGTCTCAGGGAGAAATATCCAAAAATGATTTCATCAGAAAGATAAAGAAAATTCTGAGGGAAGAGCAGGCAGAGGCATCCTGGATAAGTCTTAAGCTTACGGAGACGACGCTTACGACCATGAATAAAGTAGCGGAACATAACCTGCGGCTCATGGGTGAGATGAATAGCTACATAATTGTTGATAAATTTGGAAGCGGTTATGGAGATCTTGACAGAATACTGTCACTTCCTGTTTTTCAGGTAAACTTTGATATATCAGTTCTGCGAATGGCCAGATTTTCTGACAAGATGAAACTTGTGGCAGAGGGAATGATAAATCTTTTCCATGATGTAAGTATCATGGTGGGCGCTGCGGATATAGAGAATGAAGATGATAAGCAGATAGCTGAAGAAATCGGCTGCGATTTCCTTATGGGCGATTATATGGGACAGCCAATGCAGGACAGCTCTTATGTTAAATTTATTGATGCTTATTTTGAGGAAGGTTGA